The Trichomycterus rosablanca isolate fTriRos1 chromosome 15, fTriRos1.hap1, whole genome shotgun sequence genome contains a region encoding:
- the LOC134328861 gene encoding histone H1-like: MVEEAPAPASSGPAKAPKKKTAAKPKKAGPSVGELIVKAVSASKERSGVSLAALKKALSAGGYDVEKNNSRVKLAVKSLVTKGTLVQTKGTGASGSFKLNKKQTEAKKPAAKQAAAPKVKKAAKKPAAAKKPKKVTAKKPTAKKSPKKVKKPAAAAKKATKSPKKAKKPATPKKAAKSPKKAKAAKPKTAKPKAAKAKKAAPKKK, from the coding sequence atggtagaagaagctccagcaccggccagctcgggccccgccaaggctcctaaaaagaagaccgcggccaaacccaagaaagcgggtcccagcgtcggcgagctgatcgtcaaagctgtttccgcttccaaggagaggagcggcgtgtccctggccgccctgaagaaagctctgtctgcaggtggatacgacgtggagaagaacaactcccgcgtcaaactcgccgtcaaaagcctggtgaccaagggcaccctggtgcagaccaagggcaccggcgcctcaggctctttcaagctcaacaagaagcagaccgaggcgAAGAAGCCCGCGGCCAAACAAGCCGCCGctcctaaagtgaaaaaggCCGCAAAGAAACCCGCCGCTGCAAAGAAGCCCAAGAAGGTAACAGCTAAGAAGCCCACAGCTAAGAAGTCCCCCAAAAAGGTCAAGAAACCCGCTGCGGCCGCTAAGAAAGCCACCAAGAGCCCTAAGAAAGCTAAGAAGCCGGCGACCCCCAAGAAGGCAGCCAAGAGTCCTAAAAAAGCCAAGGCAGCCAAACCCAAGACCGCTAAGCCCAAAGCGGCCAAGGCCAAAAAAGCTGCACCCAAGAAGAAGTAA